One Mangifera indica cultivar Alphonso chromosome 4, CATAS_Mindica_2.1, whole genome shotgun sequence genomic region harbors:
- the LOC123212993 gene encoding methyltransferase-like protein 7A isoform X4, with the protein MIIPSYSLPSSFFINIKVTCSSQKTKLPIARERLTLCSCGRRHFIEAATTTALLPLKPSSSSELLSDYTIAVYKSQIFGNLRGNAEKVLEIGIGTGPNLKYYANDPNIQVFGVDPNIKMEKYAQAAAVATGLPLTNFKFLQAVGEAIPLRDESVDAVVGTLVLCSVKDVGMTLQEVKRVLKPSGLYVFVEHVAAKDGTLLKFWQSVLDPIQQIVADGCHLTRESGKDISEAGFSGLEVGNVYLSNASLINPHVYGIACK; encoded by the exons ATGATTATCCCGTCTTATTCTCTCCCTTCGTCATTCTTCATCAACATTAAAGTTACGTGCTCTTCGCAGAAAACTAAACTCCCAATTGCTAGAGAAAGATTAACGTTATGTTCATGTGGAAGACGGCATTTCATCGAAGCAGCAACCACCACAGCTTTACTCCCACTAAAACCTTCCTCCTCCTCTGAATTACTTTCTGATTACACG aTTGCAGTTTATAAATCACAGATTTTTGGTAATTTGAGGGGAAATGCAGAGAAAGTGTTGGAGATTGGGATCGGAACTGGCCCTAATCTCAAATACTATGCCAATGATCCTAATATCCAGGTTTTTGGTGTTGATCCGAACATAAAGATGGAGAAGTATGCTCAGGCGGCGGCAGTGGCTACTGGTTTGCCTCTCACAAACTTCAAATTTCTCCAAGCA GTTGGGGAGGCAATTCCATTGCGTGATGAATCTGTAGATGCTGTTGTCGGAACGCTTGTCTTGTGTTCAGTTAAAGATGTCGGTATGACACTACAAG AGGTAAAGAGGGTGCTGAAACCCAGTGGGCTTTATGTATTTGTTGAACATGTGGCTGCAAAAG ACGGAACACTTCTTAAATTCTGGCAAAGTGTTCTAGATCCTATACAGCAGATAGTTGCGGATGGTTGTCACCTTACCAGAGAATCAGGAAAGGACATATCTGAAGCTGGATTCTCAGGACTGGAAGTTGGGAATGTATATTTGTCTAATGCCTCACTCATAAATCCTCATGTGTACGGCATAGCTTGTAAATAG
- the LOC123212993 gene encoding methyltransferase-like protein 7A isoform X2, producing the protein MIIPSYSLPSSFFINIKVTCSSQKTKLPIARERLTLCSCGRRHFIEAATTTALLPLKPSSSSELLSDYTRVHPPRPNWYEEFYASVMNSSMDSYEAEIAVYKSQIFGNLRGNAEKVLEIGIGTGPNLKYYANDPNIQVFGVDPNIKMEKYAQAAAVATGLPLTNFKFLQAVGEAIPLRDESVDAVVGTLVLCSVKDVGMTLQEVKRVLKPSGLYVFVEHVAAKDGTLLKFWQSVLDPIQQIVADGCHLTRESGKDISEAGFSGLEVGNVYLSNASLINPHVYGIACK; encoded by the exons ATGATTATCCCGTCTTATTCTCTCCCTTCGTCATTCTTCATCAACATTAAAGTTACGTGCTCTTCGCAGAAAACTAAACTCCCAATTGCTAGAGAAAGATTAACGTTATGTTCATGTGGAAGACGGCATTTCATCGAAGCAGCAACCACCACAGCTTTACTCCCACTAAAACCTTCCTCCTCCTCTGAATTACTTTCTGATTACACG AGGGTTCATCCTCCAAGACCGAATTGGTATGAGGAGTTCTATGCGTCAGTTATGAATTCAAGCATGGATTCATACGAGGCAGAG aTTGCAGTTTATAAATCACAGATTTTTGGTAATTTGAGGGGAAATGCAGAGAAAGTGTTGGAGATTGGGATCGGAACTGGCCCTAATCTCAAATACTATGCCAATGATCCTAATATCCAGGTTTTTGGTGTTGATCCGAACATAAAGATGGAGAAGTATGCTCAGGCGGCGGCAGTGGCTACTGGTTTGCCTCTCACAAACTTCAAATTTCTCCAAGCA GTTGGGGAGGCAATTCCATTGCGTGATGAATCTGTAGATGCTGTTGTCGGAACGCTTGTCTTGTGTTCAGTTAAAGATGTCGGTATGACACTACAAG AGGTAAAGAGGGTGCTGAAACCCAGTGGGCTTTATGTATTTGTTGAACATGTGGCTGCAAAAG ACGGAACACTTCTTAAATTCTGGCAAAGTGTTCTAGATCCTATACAGCAGATAGTTGCGGATGGTTGTCACCTTACCAGAGAATCAGGAAAGGACATATCTGAAGCTGGATTCTCAGGACTGGAAGTTGGGAATGTATATTTGTCTAATGCCTCACTCATAAATCCTCATGTGTACGGCATAGCTTGTAAATAG
- the LOC123212993 gene encoding methyltransferase-like protein 7A isoform X1 — translation MIIPSYSLPSSFFINIKVTCSSQKTKLPIARERLTLCSCGRRHFIEAATTTALLPLKPSSSSELLSDYTYMLKRVHPPRPNWYEEFYASVMNSSMDSYEAEIAVYKSQIFGNLRGNAEKVLEIGIGTGPNLKYYANDPNIQVFGVDPNIKMEKYAQAAAVATGLPLTNFKFLQAVGEAIPLRDESVDAVVGTLVLCSVKDVGMTLQEVKRVLKPSGLYVFVEHVAAKDGTLLKFWQSVLDPIQQIVADGCHLTRESGKDISEAGFSGLEVGNVYLSNASLINPHVYGIACK, via the exons ATGATTATCCCGTCTTATTCTCTCCCTTCGTCATTCTTCATCAACATTAAAGTTACGTGCTCTTCGCAGAAAACTAAACTCCCAATTGCTAGAGAAAGATTAACGTTATGTTCATGTGGAAGACGGCATTTCATCGAAGCAGCAACCACCACAGCTTTACTCCCACTAAAACCTTCCTCCTCCTCTGAATTACTTTCTGATTACACG TATATGTTGAAGAGGGTTCATCCTCCAAGACCGAATTGGTATGAGGAGTTCTATGCGTCAGTTATGAATTCAAGCATGGATTCATACGAGGCAGAG aTTGCAGTTTATAAATCACAGATTTTTGGTAATTTGAGGGGAAATGCAGAGAAAGTGTTGGAGATTGGGATCGGAACTGGCCCTAATCTCAAATACTATGCCAATGATCCTAATATCCAGGTTTTTGGTGTTGATCCGAACATAAAGATGGAGAAGTATGCTCAGGCGGCGGCAGTGGCTACTGGTTTGCCTCTCACAAACTTCAAATTTCTCCAAGCA GTTGGGGAGGCAATTCCATTGCGTGATGAATCTGTAGATGCTGTTGTCGGAACGCTTGTCTTGTGTTCAGTTAAAGATGTCGGTATGACACTACAAG AGGTAAAGAGGGTGCTGAAACCCAGTGGGCTTTATGTATTTGTTGAACATGTGGCTGCAAAAG ACGGAACACTTCTTAAATTCTGGCAAAGTGTTCTAGATCCTATACAGCAGATAGTTGCGGATGGTTGTCACCTTACCAGAGAATCAGGAAAGGACATATCTGAAGCTGGATTCTCAGGACTGGAAGTTGGGAATGTATATTTGTCTAATGCCTCACTCATAAATCCTCATGTGTACGGCATAGCTTGTAAATAG
- the LOC123212993 gene encoding methyltransferase-like protein 7A isoform X3 yields the protein MIIPSYSLPSSFFINIKVTCSSQKTKLPIARERLTLCSCGRRHFIEAATTTALLPLKPSSSSELLSDYTYMLKRVHPPRPNWYEEFYASVMNSSMDSYEAEIAVYKSQIFGNLRGNAEKVLEIGIGTGPNLKYYANDPNIQVFGVDPNIKMEKYAQAAAVATGLPLTNFKFLQAVGEAIPLRDESVDAVVGTLVLCSVKDVGMTLQDGTLLKFWQSVLDPIQQIVADGCHLTRESGKDISEAGFSGLEVGNVYLSNASLINPHVYGIACK from the exons ATGATTATCCCGTCTTATTCTCTCCCTTCGTCATTCTTCATCAACATTAAAGTTACGTGCTCTTCGCAGAAAACTAAACTCCCAATTGCTAGAGAAAGATTAACGTTATGTTCATGTGGAAGACGGCATTTCATCGAAGCAGCAACCACCACAGCTTTACTCCCACTAAAACCTTCCTCCTCCTCTGAATTACTTTCTGATTACACG TATATGTTGAAGAGGGTTCATCCTCCAAGACCGAATTGGTATGAGGAGTTCTATGCGTCAGTTATGAATTCAAGCATGGATTCATACGAGGCAGAG aTTGCAGTTTATAAATCACAGATTTTTGGTAATTTGAGGGGAAATGCAGAGAAAGTGTTGGAGATTGGGATCGGAACTGGCCCTAATCTCAAATACTATGCCAATGATCCTAATATCCAGGTTTTTGGTGTTGATCCGAACATAAAGATGGAGAAGTATGCTCAGGCGGCGGCAGTGGCTACTGGTTTGCCTCTCACAAACTTCAAATTTCTCCAAGCA GTTGGGGAGGCAATTCCATTGCGTGATGAATCTGTAGATGCTGTTGTCGGAACGCTTGTCTTGTGTTCAGTTAAAGATGTCGGTATGACACTACAAG ACGGAACACTTCTTAAATTCTGGCAAAGTGTTCTAGATCCTATACAGCAGATAGTTGCGGATGGTTGTCACCTTACCAGAGAATCAGGAAAGGACATATCTGAAGCTGGATTCTCAGGACTGGAAGTTGGGAATGTATATTTGTCTAATGCCTCACTCATAAATCCTCATGTGTACGGCATAGCTTGTAAATAG